GCCTCTGGGGCAACACCTTTCCCAACCCGGTGGGACTGGCCGCGGGCGCCGACAAAAATGCCCAGGCGGTGCCGTTCTGGGAGGCCATTGGGTTCGGGTTTGTGGAGGTGGGGTCTGTGAGCGCCCAGCCGGCCCCGGGCAACCCGACGCCGCGTGCGTTCCGGCTGCCGAAGGACCAGGCCCTGATCAACCGCCTCGGCCTCAACAACGACGGGGCGGAAGCGGTCGCGGAACGGCTCGAGCACGGCCGGCCGGACCGGGCGCGCCCGCTGGGCATCAACCTGGCCAAAACCCATGACCCCGACATCATGGGGGACGCGGCCCTGGAGGACTTCCGGACCAGTTTTCGGCGGCTGGTGGGGCAGGCGAGCTATGTGACACTCAATGTCTCGTGCCCGAATACACCGGACGGTGGGACCTTCGAGGATCCGGCGGCCCTCGACGCCCTTCTTGACGTTATCATGGCGGAGCAGAAGGCGCCGGGGCTGGCGGTGCCTGTGGTGATCAAGCTGAGCCCGCCTCTCAGCGACCGTGTCCTGTTCGACACGCGGCTGGAAGACATTCTTGCGGTGGCGATGGACCACGACGTGGACGGCTTTATCGCGTCGAACACGGCCCCGGACCGCAAGGGCGTTCGGACGTCTGACGACCGGCTCGAGGAGATCGGGGCGGGCGGGCTTAGTGGGCCGCCCCTGGAGGCGCGGGCGACACGCCTCGTGCAGTACCTGTACCGGGGGACCGACGGCGAAATTCCCATCATCGGCGTTGGAGGGGTGCACGACGCAGAGTCGGCCTACGCAAAGATCCGGGCGGGGGCCTCACTGGTGCAAATCTACACGGCGCTCGTCTACGAGGGGCCCGGGCTGGTGCAGCGAATTAAGGAAGGCCTCGTGGCGCGGCTCCGCGACGACGGGTATGCGTCCCTCGAAAATGTCGTGGGGGTGGACGCGTGACCGAAGACAAGCCCCCGGAAACAGCCCTCAGGCTCGCAGGTAGGGGCTGCGTGCTCGCATTCTTCGCACTGGTCTTTTCCCGCTCATGCCCGCGCAGGTCGAGTTCGACACCATCCCCGAGATGTTTTTTCGCCTCTGCGAGCGGTACCGGGGGCGGGAACGGCCGGTCCTGCGGCACAAGGTCCGGGGCGAGGGGTGGCACGAGATTACCTGGGAGGGCTTCCAGAGTCGGGTGCAGGGCCTAGCGGGCCACCTGCACCAGCAGGGGGTGCGCAAGGGAGATCGGGTGGCCGTGCTCTCAGAAAATCGCCCGGAGTGGGCCGTCAGTGACCTGGGAATCCAGTCCGTTGGGGCGGCGAACGTCTCGATCTACACGTCCCTTCCCCCCTCAAAAGTGGCGTACATTCTCCGCGACGCGGGGGCCAAGGTGTGCATTGTGTCCGTCCCCGTCCAGCGC
This window of the Salinibacter grassmerensis genome carries:
- a CDS encoding quinone-dependent dihydroorotate dehydrogenase, with translation MYHFLRPLLFRLDPEWAHTATLWAAQAAQRTVLPLVASQYQFEDERLKQRLWGNTFPNPVGLAAGADKNAQAVPFWEAIGFGFVEVGSVSAQPAPGNPTPRAFRLPKDQALINRLGLNNDGAEAVAERLEHGRPDRARPLGINLAKTHDPDIMGDAALEDFRTSFRRLVGQASYVTLNVSCPNTPDGGTFEDPAALDALLDVIMAEQKAPGLAVPVVIKLSPPLSDRVLFDTRLEDILAVAMDHDVDGFIASNTAPDRKGVRTSDDRLEEIGAGGLSGPPLEARATRLVQYLYRGTDGEIPIIGVGGVHDAESAYAKIRAGASLVQIYTALVYEGPGLVQRIKEGLVARLRDDGYASLENVVGVDA